One window from the genome of Trueperaceae bacterium encodes:
- a CDS encoding ABC transporter permease encodes MWRYAVQKLVLAVPTVLAVVAFVFVAIRLVPGDPAVIMAGDFADAATLDRLRREWGLDRPLPVQFGVFVSNLVRGDLGDSIRSRQPVVRELASRLGVTFTLALGSIAVTLLIGLLAGIASAVRPYTVVDYASTVVSLLGVSMPIFWSGLILIIVFALRLDWFPTGGIGTWRHYVLPCLSLGVFSAGVVARQTRSAMLESLATDFVRTARSKGLPPHRVVLKHAFKASLIPIITITGLQFGRMLAGAILTETVFSLPGLGSYLVTAIAQRDYPVIQGIVMVMALSFTLVNLVTDLLYPLVNPQVSQ; translated from the coding sequence ATGTGGCGCTACGCCGTTCAGAAGCTGGTCCTGGCCGTCCCCACGGTCCTGGCGGTCGTGGCCTTCGTCTTCGTGGCCATACGCCTCGTGCCCGGGGACCCCGCGGTGATCATGGCCGGCGACTTCGCCGACGCCGCGACGCTCGACCGGCTGCGCCGCGAGTGGGGCCTGGACCGCCCGCTCCCCGTACAGTTCGGCGTCTTCGTGTCGAACCTGGTCAGGGGCGACCTGGGCGACTCGATCCGCTCGCGACAGCCGGTCGTGCGCGAGCTCGCCTCCCGCCTGGGCGTGACCTTCACGCTGGCGCTGGGGAGCATAGCGGTGACCCTCCTCATCGGCCTGCTCGCCGGCATCGCCAGCGCCGTCCGCCCCTACACCGTCGTCGACTACGCGTCCACGGTCGTCTCGCTCCTCGGCGTCAGCATGCCCATCTTCTGGTCGGGGTTGATACTGATAATCGTCTTCGCCCTGCGGCTCGACTGGTTCCCGACCGGCGGCATCGGCACCTGGAGGCACTACGTGCTGCCGTGCCTGAGCCTCGGCGTCTTCTCGGCCGGCGTGGTGGCGCGGCAGACACGCAGCGCCATGCTCGAGAGCCTGGCCACGGACTTCGTCCGCACGGCGCGCTCCAAGGGCCTGCCGCCACACCGGGTCGTGCTGAAGCACGCGTTCAAGGCGAGCCTCATCCCCATCATCACGATCACCGGGCTGCAGTTCGGCCGCATGCTCGCCGGGGCGATCCTCACCGAGACCGTGTTCAGCCTGCCCGGCCTCGGCAGCTACCTGGTCACGGCGATCGCGCAGCGCGACTACCCGGTGATACAGGGCATCGTCATGGTCATGGCGCTGTCGTTCACGCTCGTGAACCTCGTCACCGACCTCCTCTACCCGCTCGTGAACCCGCAGGTGAGCCAGTGA
- a CDS encoding ABC transporter permease: protein MSADAGAEAAATVGRQRPSARALRRFRRHRAAQAGLALLLLLLLAGLLAPLIAPYDPNATDLRLRLAPPSWEHWFGMDHLGRDLFSRAIYGARISVLIGVISVGIALLGGMPLGMAAGYAGGRVDRVLSAVIDFLLSFPPLLLAILVIAIFGPGLRNAMIAIGVSLVPVFARLIRAEVLRVREEVYVEAVRALGAPHPRVLWVHILPNSLPPIIVQVTLSMATAILSASYLGFLGLGAQPPTPEWGAMLNEGRRYLRSAPHVSIFPGTVIVIAILAFNLFGDGLRDALDPRAHRG, encoded by the coding sequence GTGAGCGCCGACGCCGGCGCGGAGGCGGCGGCCACCGTCGGGAGGCAGCGCCCGTCGGCCAGGGCGCTGAGGCGCTTCCGTCGCCACCGCGCCGCGCAGGCGGGCCTGGCGCTGCTGCTCCTGCTGCTCCTGGCCGGCCTGCTCGCGCCGCTCATCGCGCCCTACGACCCGAACGCCACCGACCTGAGGCTGCGCCTCGCCCCGCCGTCGTGGGAGCACTGGTTCGGCATGGACCACCTGGGGCGCGACCTGTTCTCGCGCGCCATCTACGGCGCCCGCATCTCGGTGCTGATCGGCGTGATCTCGGTGGGGATCGCCCTCCTCGGCGGGATGCCCCTGGGGATGGCCGCCGGCTACGCCGGCGGGCGCGTCGACCGCGTCCTCTCGGCCGTGATCGACTTCCTGCTCTCGTTCCCGCCGCTCCTGCTGGCGATCCTCGTCATCGCGATCTTCGGCCCTGGCCTGCGCAACGCGATGATCGCGATAGGCGTCTCGCTCGTGCCGGTCTTCGCGCGCCTGATCAGGGCCGAGGTGCTGCGCGTACGCGAGGAGGTCTACGTCGAGGCCGTGCGAGCGCTGGGGGCGCCGCACCCTAGGGTCCTGTGGGTGCACATCCTCCCGAACTCCCTGCCGCCGATCATCGTCCAGGTCACGCTCAGCATGGCCACGGCGATCCTCTCGGCCTCGTACCTCGGCTTCCTCGGGCTGGGCGCGCAGCCGCCCACGCCCGAGTGGGGCGCCATGCTCAACGAGGGGCGGCGCTACCTGCGCAGCGCGCCGCACGTCTCGATCTTCCCCGGCACCGTGATCGTGATCGCGATCCTCGCGTTCAACCTCTTCGGCGACGGCCTGCGCGACGCGCTCGACCCCAGGGCGCACCGCGGCTAG
- a CDS encoding M28 family peptidase, translating into MSEPHPSEARLLSQVSGPRLMEATRAIARWVRLSGEPDELASFEWVRDRLREYGYETELTHHRAYISLPGPAVLRVAGQERTIAGISHAFAASTPPDGLTARLVDAREREAAGSCAGAIVLVDGMASGVSVREWEGRGTVGQVHVHDDHLHETSVSPVWGNPTEEGLALMPCTPSLAIRRSDAAWLRELLAAGPVEVTVHTEVLTEWREVPLLTAELPSAPREPYVLLSSHIDSWYHGAMDNGSANATTLEVARLLAESAGELRRGLRVAFWSGHSHGRFAGSAWYADDRWLDLYEHCVAHVFVDSTGGMGATVVTEAPVMPQTKALAAASVTAVTGEEFDGKRIGRFADQSFYAIGLNSVFGTLSEQEASSSADAISFKTGGRRAGGLGWWWHTPDDTVDKVDEAFLVRDTKIYLSALHRLLTAPRLPFDYRPAIDEIASTIRARAASAERHLDLRGLLGDVARARDAVYAFHEALDGSGAEADDVANRALLALSRHLVPVAFHESGRFERDLAEPLVPVPALRDLERLAELAEGDPLAHAMATRLHRTVNRVRFALRNATGVASEAAEQLGKAAAPTER; encoded by the coding sequence ATGAGCGAACCCCATCCCTCAGAGGCGCGCCTGCTCTCCCAGGTCTCCGGGCCCAGGTTGATGGAGGCCACGAGGGCCATCGCGCGGTGGGTCCGGCTGTCGGGAGAGCCGGACGAGCTCGCCAGCTTCGAGTGGGTGCGGGACCGGCTGAGGGAGTACGGCTACGAGACCGAGCTCACCCACCACCGCGCCTACATAAGCCTCCCGGGACCGGCCGTGCTGCGCGTCGCGGGCCAGGAGCGGACCATCGCGGGCATCAGCCACGCTTTCGCCGCGAGCACTCCCCCCGACGGGCTCACCGCCCGGCTCGTCGACGCGCGCGAGCGTGAGGCCGCGGGGTCTTGCGCGGGCGCGATCGTGCTCGTCGACGGCATGGCGAGCGGGGTCTCGGTGCGCGAGTGGGAGGGCCGCGGCACGGTCGGGCAGGTCCACGTGCACGACGACCACCTCCACGAGACCAGCGTGTCGCCGGTGTGGGGCAACCCCACCGAGGAGGGCCTGGCGCTGATGCCGTGCACGCCCAGCCTGGCGATCAGGCGCTCGGACGCGGCCTGGCTGCGGGAGCTGCTGGCCGCGGGACCCGTCGAGGTGACCGTCCACACCGAGGTCCTCACCGAGTGGCGCGAGGTCCCGCTCCTCACGGCCGAGCTCCCGTCGGCGCCGCGGGAGCCTTACGTGCTCCTCTCGAGCCACATCGACTCCTGGTACCACGGCGCCATGGACAACGGCAGCGCCAACGCGACCACGCTGGAGGTCGCGCGGCTGCTCGCCGAGAGCGCCGGCGAGCTGCGCCGCGGCCTGAGGGTGGCCTTCTGGTCGGGCCACTCGCACGGGCGCTTCGCGGGGTCGGCCTGGTACGCCGACGACCGCTGGCTCGACCTGTACGAGCACTGCGTGGCCCACGTGTTCGTCGACTCGACGGGCGGTATGGGCGCGACGGTCGTCACCGAGGCGCCCGTCATGCCGCAGACGAAGGCGTTGGCGGCCGCGTCCGTGACGGCCGTGACCGGCGAGGAGTTCGACGGCAAGCGCATCGGCCGCTTCGCCGACCAGTCGTTCTACGCCATCGGCCTCAACTCCGTGTTCGGGACGCTCTCCGAGCAGGAGGCGTCTTCCTCTGCGGACGCGATCAGCTTCAAGACCGGCGGCAGGCGCGCCGGCGGGCTGGGCTGGTGGTGGCACACGCCCGACGACACCGTCGACAAGGTCGACGAGGCCTTCCTCGTCAGGGACACGAAGATCTACCTCTCGGCCCTGCACCGCCTGCTCACCGCGCCGCGCCTGCCCTTCGACTACCGGCCGGCGATCGACGAGATCGCCTCGACGATCCGGGCCCGGGCCGCGTCCGCGGAGAGGCACCTCGACCTGCGCGGGCTCTTAGGCGACGTCGCCCGGGCCCGGGACGCCGTCTACGCCTTCCACGAGGCCCTCGACGGGTCCGGCGCCGAGGCCGACGATGTCGCGAACCGGGCCCTCCTGGCGCTGTCGCGCCACCTCGTCCCCGTGGCCTTCCACGAGAGCGGACGCTTCGAGCGCGACCTCGCCGAGCCTCTGGTGCCGGTGCCCGCGCTGCGTGACCTGGAGCGCCTGGCGGAACTGGCGGAGGGCGACCCCCTGGCCCACGCCATGGCCACGCGGCTGCACAGGACAGTGAACCGCGTCCGCTTCGCGCTGCGGAACGCGACCGGGGTCGCCAGCGAGGCCGCGGAACAGCTAGGGAAGGCAGCCGCCCCCACGGAGCGGTGA